The Dermochelys coriacea isolate rDerCor1 chromosome 12, rDerCor1.pri.v4, whole genome shotgun sequence genome has a window encoding:
- the CHST8 gene encoding carbohydrate sulfotransferase 8 isoform X3 has protein sequence MGNQKSSLYTPVNVPTQFQSTDGKQNIMFVMKDHQKKDAEMNPIGLHKRRRRFIIKKSPILIAMNNSSLNLPMLKSEDRNNNNWKSLYQIQRERKRIMRDTCSKYKNNNRRIITPYHVSRIFVEDKYRILYCEVPKAGCSNWKRVLMVLNGLASSTKDIQHNTVHYGNYLKRLDGFDRKGIYHRLNTYTKMLFIREPFEKLVSAFRDKFEHPNNYYHPVFGKAIISRYRVNASKEALRTGSGVKFKEFIQYLLDVHRPVGMDIHWDHVNRLCSPCLIDYDFVGKFESMEEDANFFLHLIGAPQNLTFPKFKDRHSNEERTTTKITQSYFAQLSPAQRQHSYDFYYMDYLMFNYSKPFEDLY, from the coding sequence ATGGGAAACCAGAAAAGTTCATTATATACACCTGTGAACGTACCTACTCAGTTTCAAAGTACAGACGGAAAGCAAAATATAATGTTTGTGATGAAAGACCACCAAAAAAAAGATGCAGAAATGAATCCTATCGGGCTCCACAAACGGAGAAGGAGATTTATAATTAAAAAGAGCCCTATATTGATTGCTATGAACAATTCTTCTCTCAACTTGCCTATGCTTAAATCTGAGGACAGAAACAACAACAATTGGAAAAGTCTCTATCAAAtccaaagagaaagaaagagaataatGAGAGATACTTGTTCCAAATACAAGAATAATAACAGAAGGATAATCACTCCTTATCACGTTTCCAGAATATTTGTAGAAGATAAATACAGAATTCTATACTGTGAAGTTCCAAAAGCTGGCTGTTCTAACTGGAAACGGGTACTCATGGTTCTCAATGGGTTGGCTTCCTCCACAAAAGATATACAGCATAACACAGTACACTATGGAAATTACTTAAAAAGGCTGGATGGGTTTGATCGCAAAGGGATTTATCACAGGCTCAACACTTACACCAAGATGCTTTTCATTCGCGAACCCTTTGAAAAGTTGGTATCCGCATTTCGCGACAAGTTTGAGCATCCAAACAATTACTACCACCCTGTTTTTGGAAAAGCTATCATTTCGAGATACCGTGTCAATGCCTCCAAAGAAGCATTAAGGACAGGTTCTGGAGTCAAATTTAAAGAGTTCATTCAATATCTTCTAGATGTACATAGGCCAGTGGGCATGGACATTCACTGGGATCATGTCAACAGGCTTTGCAGCCCATGTTTAATAGACTATGACTTTGTAGGGAAATTTGAAAGCATGGAAGAAGATGCAAATTTTTTCCTGCATTTAATTGGTGCTCCACAAAATTTAACTTTCCCTAAGTTTAAAGACAGACATTCCAACGAAGAACGAACAACCACTAAAATTACACAGAGCTATTTTGCACAGCTTTCCCCTGCTCAAAGACAACACAGTTATGATTTTTATTATATGGATTATTTGATGTTTAACTATTCAAAACCTTTTGAAGATTTATATTAG